CGGCGGGGTGGTTCCGTGTTGCGGAATCGAATGAAGCGACGCGCCCGTGAGATGCTGCGGCGATGCCGCGCGGAAATTCCCGCGGGTTGGGACATCGTCCTCCACCCGAAGACAACCGTGAGCACTGCCGATTTCGCCGCGCTCGAGGCGGAACTCCTCGGCATGTTTGCCAAGGGCTTGGCCTGAAGCAGTGCGGTTCACGGCCCGTCCGCCCCGGGTGGAGAGGCAAGAAAACGGTCACGACCATGAGAGCCCGGCCGATCCAAACGCTCGTTCTAGTCGCCCTGCGCACCTATCAGGCAATCTTGTCGCCTGTTTTTGCGGGTGCGTGCCGCTTCTATCCTAGCTGCTCGGTCTATGCCAGCGAAGCGGTGGCCCAGCACGGTGTGCGCCAGGGTCTCTGGCTCGCGGTCAAGAGATTGCTTCGTTGTCGCCCCTTTCACGGAGGCGGCTACGACCCTGTCCCTGTCCGCATGGAGCGGACGTGAGGCACGAGGAATTCCTGGAAGCTGATGAACGGCGACAAATTTTCCTCTGAATTGCGGCTGCTGCTGGCGTTTGCGCTATCCGTGGTGGCGATGTTGATCATGCAGCGCTGGATGGCACGTCGCTTGCCCCCGCCGCCAGCCAAAGCCCCGACTACGATGACGCAGCCGGTGGTACCCGCCCCGATTGAATCGGGGCCTGCGAAACCCCAACCATCCGCCTCCCTGCGATCCGCTGCCAAACCGGCGCCGGTGGAGGTCAAAGCTGCCACGGCTGAGCAAGAGATCGTCGCGGAGAACACTCTTTATCGGGTCGTCTTTTCCAATCGGGGCGCGGTGGTGAAGAGCTGGGTGCTGAAGCAATATGCCGATGAATCGGGCAGCCCGCTGGACGTGGTGCACCCGGCCGCATCGAGCCAGGTAGGCTTCCCGCTGCGCCTGGTTCTGGGCGAGGCGGGCGGGGTCGACGTGGCGGCGCTCCAAAAAGAGGTCAATGAAGCGCTCTTTGTTGGTCCTGCTTCGAAGAAGGTTTCGATTCCCGGAACCCTTGCCTTCGAGTACGCTGGCAAAAGCGGTCTGGCAGTGAAAAAGAGATTTCGCTTTGACGAAAGCTACGTTGTCCAACTCGAGACGATCGTCACTCTGAACGGGGCGCCGCTGGCCCACTCCATTTCCTGGCAGGGCGGTTTTGGCGACAAGACCGCTTTCCAGGCCCTCGAGCAGGTGCAGGTCTTCCGCCGGGCGCCCAACGAAGTGCAGCGGCTCGCCCACAAGAAGGTCTCTGCGCCCAAGTCGGAAGTGGGTTCCTTTGCCTACGCCGGGATTGAGGATCTTTATTTTGCGGCTGTCTTTCTGCCTCCCCCCGGCGCCGTGCGCATCACCGAGTGGAAAGATGAATTTGAGCCGGCGCCGGCGAAACCCGGAGAGAAAGCGAGCAAACAGCCAGCACTGGGCATTGCGCTGGGCGTGGCCGGCGGGGAGGGTGGCCCCGATCGTCCCGAAGCTTCGGGAGGGGCGGGCGCGCCGCCGGCAGCGCAGTCCCTGGGCCTCTTCGTCGGCCCGAAAGACCTAGACGCGCTGGGAGCGGTCAAACCACCGCTCTCCGAGCTCGTGGATTTTGGCTGGTTTGCGGTCATCGCCAAGCCGCTCTTCCTCGGCATCAAGTGGCTCTACCACAACGTCGTGGCCAATTACGGCTGGGCGATCGTCATCATGACGATTGGCATCAACATGGCGTTGTTTCCCTTGAAGTTGAAGGGAATGCAATCAGCCCAGAAGATGCAAAAGGCTGCGCCCGAAGTTCGCTCGATCCAGGATCGCTACAAAAAGTTCAAGTTCAATGATCCGCGCAAGCAGGAGATGCAGAAAGAAATCATGGCCGTTTACAAGAGGCAGGGCATCAACCCGCTCGGCGGTTGCCTGCCCATGCTGCTGCAGATCCCGTTTCTCTACGCCTTCTACAAGGTGTTGTCCATCACGATTGAGATGCGCCACGCGCGGTGGCTCGGTTGGATCAAAGATCTTTCGGCGCGCGATCCCTACTATGTGCTCCCGATCTTGATGGCGGTGACGATGTACTTCTTGCAGAAGATGACGCCGACCGCCACCGCCGACCCTGCCCAGCAGCGGATGATGAACATGATGCCCATCATGCTCGGCGGCATGTTTGTGGTCTTTCCCGTCTCGAGCGGACTGATGCTCTACTGGCTGGTCGGCAACATCATCGGCATAGGCCAGCAGTGGTTCATCAACCGGCTGGGAGCCAAAGAAGCCGAGCGGGACGCCCAGAAAAGGCGAGGCCGGCCCCCTCGGTGAACGGGCCGAGGCGACAAGCCCGCCTGGCTGGATGGCGGTAAACCCTGGACCCGACCGGTTCAGAACCAGAGGCAGACCCCGGATGAGCGCTTGGATCCAGGATGGCAAGCTGGACCGCGAAGGCATCGAGGAGCCGCTGCGTTCCTTCCTGGATCGGCTGCTCCGCGCCTGCGGATTTTTCCTCACCTACCAGATCCGGCCAGCCGCGCCGCAAGACCTGACCGAAATGGAAAACCCGGAGCTCATCGTTGAATTCTCCGGCGAGGATTCGGCTCTCCTGCTCGAGCGCAACGCCGAGCTACTGCGGGCGATGGAGTACGTTTGCATCCGGGCGGTGCGGCTCGACCCGCACTACCACGACCGCATTCGCTTCGATTGCGAAGCTTACAAGGCAACGCGCATCGAAGAGTTGAAGCTGACCGCGCAGGTGGCGGCCGACAAGGTGCGCGCTACCGGCCAGCCGTTTCGCTTCAATCCCATGACGGCCCGCGAACGGCGCATCATCCACCTGGCGCTCAAAGACACACCCGGGATTCGGACGGCCAGCGAGGGTTACGGCGAACGGCGGCAACTGGTGATCTACCCGGAAAAGGCGACCCAGTCCTGATTTCTCGATTTCGGAAATAGTCCTGCCGTTGCGCCGCGCCCTCAACTTTGCGAATATGTTTCTGTCCATGGCCAGGGTGACGCCAAACCTATTGCTTGACCCGCTCACCGACCCGGCTCGGAAAGAGACCCGGCTCTTCGCCGAGTTGCGCCGCCATGGTTCCCTGGTGGTTGCCTTCTCCGGCGGCGCCGACTCTGCCTATCTCGCCTGGGCCGCTCACCGGGCGCTCGGCCGGCGAGCCCTGGCCGTGACCGCGCTCTCGGAAAGCTATCCGCGGTTCGACCGCGAACAAGCGGAAACGTTCGTGCGGCGATTTGGGATCCCGCATGAGTTCCTCCGCACCGCCGAGTTTTCGAATCCCCGCTATGTCGCCAACCGCCCGGACCGCTGCTATCATTGTAAGAACGAACTTTTTGAGCAACTCGACAAGCTGGCTGCCGAGCGCAAGTTTGCCGCCATCGCCTATGGCGTGAATGCCGACGATGTGAGTGATTTTCGCCCCGGCCATCAGGCGGCGCATGAGCACCGGGTGCTCGCGCCGCTGCTGGAGGTGGGGCTAAGAAAGGTTGAGATTCGCGCCCTGTCCGAACGCGCCGGGCTGCCGACGTGGGATCGGCCGGCATCGGCATGCTTGGCGTCGCGCATTCCTTACGGAACCGCCGTGACCAAAGAGAATCTGAGCAAGGTGGAGCAGGGCGAGGCCGCCCTGCGGGAGCTTGGCTTCCGCCAATGCCGCGTCCGCTACCACAACGAACTGGTGCGGATTGAAATTGCTCGCGAAGAATTGCCCCGGGCCCTCTCCTTGGAAATGGCCCACCGCATGACCGAGATCTTCAAGCAGCTCGGCTTCGCTTACGTCACCCTTGACCTCGAAGGCTACCGCAGCGGCTCACTCAATGAAGTGATCGGGGAAGCTGCCAAACGCAGCGACAGAGAACGATTCTGAAAACCGAAAACCGAAAAGGGAAAAACGAAACTCGGCACTCGAGATTGAAAGCCCAGGGAGTTTCGCTTTTCGAATGTCGATTTTCGAGTCGGGAGCTTACTCAAACCCGGCCATTTGCCACTTCTTCAGCGTGTCTTTGACGAGCGTGCCGACGCAGGCCACGATCTTCGCAAAATACTCGTCGGCTTTCTTCTGGGAAAAATCTTTCGGGTAGCCCTGGCCGGCGTGGTAGAGCCCGATGGTGGAAGGAAAGGGCGTAGCGCTCCAGCTTCCCGGCGCGGGGTTGGGCGTGGCCAACGCGTCCGAATAAAGGTCCTTGTGCACCAGCTTGGGATTGATCGCCTGGATGAAAGCGGTTTCATTGATGCCGGCGTGGCCGCCGTCTTCGCCAAAAACTTCTTTGGTGACGTGGCCGCAGGCGCTCCACCAGTTGATCACCAGCGTGTTCACTCGCCGCGCCAGGGCAAGCTGCTCGCATTCGCGCGTCAGAATCGCTGTCTGCAGTCCGCCGTGGCCGTTGATCACGACAATGTTCCTGAAGCCGTTTTTGACCATGCCCTCGAGGACTGCCCGCAAGTAGGGTGTGAACGCTTCTTCGGGAATGTGCAGGGCTCCTGGATAGGGCGCCATCGAGCCGGTGACCCCGTAGGGAATGTGCGGGGCAATCAGGGCGTTGGCGTCGGGCGCGATCGCGGCCGCGATTTTCACCGGGGCCAGGTTGTCCGCGCCGTTGTTGATGACGCCGTGCGGTTCGAGCGTTCCGACTGTGACCAGCACCGTCTTCACCTGCGCTGGGACGATCTTCTTGAACTCCATCCAGTTCAGGTCGTCCAGCAAGCGGCTGGGAAGGTCTTGAGCGGAGGCAAAGGAGGTAAAGCAAACAAGGAGGCAAAGGAAGAAGAATAAACGCTTCATACACGGCCCTCCCTAAATCAGTGTTTATCTGTGTTCATCTGTGGTTGCTGCTCACTGCCCACTGGTCGCCGGTCACCGGTCGCTGTGTCTCGGGCAGCCAGGATGGTGTTCACATGAATCTGCACGGTATCTTCAACCCGGCGAGCGTAGCCGCCGGCGAGCGTCACCGCCACAGGAATGTTTCGCCGTCGGGCCTTCTCGAAGACCAGCGCGTCGCGACGTCGCAACCCTGCCATGGTGAGGACGAGCCCGCCGAGCTGGTCTTCGCGGTAAGGATCCGCGCCGCCAACGTAGAAAAGAATCTCGGGCGAGAATTGCGCCAGGGCTTTTTCAAGATGCCGGTCGAGCAGCGTCAAATACTCCTCGTCGCCGATGCCGTCCGGGAGATTGATGTCCACGTTGCTTGGCGGCTTCGGGTGCGGGTAGTTGTTCTCCTGATGGATGGAGAGGGTGAAAACGGTTCCATCGCCTCCGAAGATGGCGGCCGTGCCGTTCCCCTGGTGGACGTCGGTATCCACCACCATGACGCGCTCGACCGCCTGCTTGGCCTGCAGGCGGCGGATGGCAATCGCTACGTCGTTCAGCACGCAGAAACCCTCGCCGTGGTCGGGATAGGCATGATGAAAGCCGCCGCCGATGTTGACGCCGAAGCCGTCGGCCAGCGCTCGCTCGCCGGCCAGGATGGTGCCGCCGGCCGAGAGCCAGCAGGCTTGGACCAGTTCCGGCGAATAGGGAATCTCCAACCGCAAGATTTCCAGGTAACTCAACTTGCCCAACTTGAGCTTGCGGACATATTCCTGGGTGTGGACGCGGAGGACGTCGGCGTCCGCCGCCGCCGGTGGCTCCAGGAAGTCGTCCCGTGCCGCCCATTTTTCTCGAAGCAGCGCGTCATGGATGAGCTTGTACTTGACGGAAGGAAAAACATGCGCCCCGAGGTTCAGATCGTAGCCATCGGAATAGATGAGCTTGAAAGGGAGCATGCCGGGGGAAATTTTAACATGAAGGCGACCGGCGCCAGGTGACCCGTGCCACGCGACCAATCCCGCGCCAAAAAGTCCTGAAAGTGCTCGGGCTCGAGCGCGGGCCCGGCACGGGAGACAAGGTTTTCTGGAGTATAATAGCCGCCACCGTGGACCTATTGCCGCACGCCAAGATCGGCACCATCTTGGGGTTGCTCGAGCAGGTGCGTGATGTTGGCGGCAAGGAAAACGTTTACAAGGTCGCTCAGCGCTTGCGTCTGGACCTGGATGATCTTGCGCCCATCACCGAGGCCGCTGAACTTCTCAGCTTCATCAAGGTTGAAAAGGGCGACATCGAACTGACTGCCACTGCCGTCAACCTGCTGGTCGGTGACGACAACCACCGCAAGAAGCGCTTTCGCGAGCAAATCCTGAAGCTCCCGGTCATTCAGGAGGTCATGGCCACGCTCCGATCCAAGCGGAAACGTCGCATGGGGCGGGAACGCTTCCTGAC
The nucleotide sequence above comes from Candidatus Acidiferrales bacterium. Encoded proteins:
- a CDS encoding AAA-associated domain-containing protein, which produces MTRATRPIPRQKVLKVLGLERGPGTGDKVFWSIIAATVDLLPHAKIGTILGLLEQVRDVGGKENVYKVAQRLRLDLDDLAPITEAAELLSFIKVEKGDIELTATAVNLLVGDDNHRKKRFREQILKLPVIQEVMATLRSKRKRRMGRERFLTKLQAHFSPGEAERQTATAINWGRYAGLFDWDQGKDELYLREAKPAAVAARGKRR
- the yidD gene encoding membrane protein insertion efficiency factor YidD encodes the protein MRARPIQTLVLVALRTYQAILSPVFAGACRFYPSCSVYASEAVAQHGVRQGLWLAVKRLLRCRPFHGGGYDPVPVRMERT
- the yidC gene encoding membrane protein insertase YidC, which encodes MNGDKFSSELRLLLAFALSVVAMLIMQRWMARRLPPPPAKAPTTMTQPVVPAPIESGPAKPQPSASLRSAAKPAPVEVKAATAEQEIVAENTLYRVVFSNRGAVVKSWVLKQYADESGSPLDVVHPAASSQVGFPLRLVLGEAGGVDVAALQKEVNEALFVGPASKKVSIPGTLAFEYAGKSGLAVKKRFRFDESYVVQLETIVTLNGAPLAHSISWQGGFGDKTAFQALEQVQVFRRAPNEVQRLAHKKVSAPKSEVGSFAYAGIEDLYFAAVFLPPPGAVRITEWKDEFEPAPAKPGEKASKQPALGIALGVAGGEGGPDRPEASGGAGAPPAAQSLGLFVGPKDLDALGAVKPPLSELVDFGWFAVIAKPLFLGIKWLYHNVVANYGWAIVIMTIGINMALFPLKLKGMQSAQKMQKAAPEVRSIQDRYKKFKFNDPRKQEMQKEIMAVYKRQGINPLGGCLPMLLQIPFLYAFYKVLSITIEMRHARWLGWIKDLSARDPYYVLPILMAVTMYFLQKMTPTATADPAQQRMMNMMPIMLGGMFVVFPVSSGLMLYWLVGNIIGIGQQWFINRLGAKEAERDAQKRRGRPPR
- a CDS encoding histone deacetylase, which produces MLPFKLIYSDGYDLNLGAHVFPSVKYKLIHDALLREKWAARDDFLEPPAAADADVLRVHTQEYVRKLKLGKLSYLEILRLEIPYSPELVQACWLSAGGTILAGERALADGFGVNIGGGFHHAYPDHGEGFCVLNDVAIAIRRLQAKQAVERVMVVDTDVHQGNGTAAIFGGDGTVFTLSIHQENNYPHPKPPSNVDINLPDGIGDEEYLTLLDRHLEKALAQFSPEILFYVGGADPYREDQLGGLVLTMAGLRRRDALVFEKARRRNIPVAVTLAGGYARRVEDTVQIHVNTILAARDTATGDRRPVGSEQQPQMNTDKH
- the larE gene encoding ATP-dependent sacrificial sulfur transferase LarE, with product MARVTPNLLLDPLTDPARKETRLFAELRRHGSLVVAFSGGADSAYLAWAAHRALGRRALAVTALSESYPRFDREQAETFVRRFGIPHEFLRTAEFSNPRYVANRPDRCYHCKNELFEQLDKLAAERKFAAIAYGVNADDVSDFRPGHQAAHEHRVLAPLLEVGLRKVEIRALSERAGLPTWDRPASACLASRIPYGTAVTKENLSKVEQGEAALRELGFRQCRVRYHNELVRIEIAREELPRALSLEMAHRMTEIFKQLGFAYVTLDLEGYRSGSLNEVIGEAAKRSDRERF
- the rnpA gene encoding ribonuclease P protein component, coding for MASISNLLGGAGWPRAVRLVRSSDFRAVYRSGRRLASSHFVAFVLSNGRALSRFGLSLKGAPKRRGGSVLRNRMKRRAREMLRRCRAEIPAGWDIVLHPKTTVSTADFAALEAELLGMFAKGLA
- a CDS encoding R3H domain-containing nucleic acid-binding protein, yielding MSAWIQDGKLDREGIEEPLRSFLDRLLRACGFFLTYQIRPAAPQDLTEMENPELIVEFSGEDSALLLERNAELLRAMEYVCIRAVRLDPHYHDRIRFDCEAYKATRIEELKLTAQVAADKVRATGQPFRFNPMTARERRIIHLALKDTPGIRTASEGYGERRQLVIYPEKATQS
- a CDS encoding creatininase family protein → MKRLFFFLCLLVCFTSFASAQDLPSRLLDDLNWMEFKKIVPAQVKTVLVTVGTLEPHGVINNGADNLAPVKIAAAIAPDANALIAPHIPYGVTGSMAPYPGALHIPEEAFTPYLRAVLEGMVKNGFRNIVVINGHGGLQTAILTRECEQLALARRVNTLVINWWSACGHVTKEVFGEDGGHAGINETAFIQAINPKLVHKDLYSDALATPNPAPGSWSATPFPSTIGLYHAGQGYPKDFSQKKADEYFAKIVACVGTLVKDTLKKWQMAGFE